TTTTTGATGATGGTGTCGCATAAAAATAACCTTTTTCAACTTGTATGCTTACCTTTTTAGGGCTAATGACATTGTACTGAGTTAGCAACGTTTTAGATAGATAGCCTTGGTCAATGGAGGCAAAATCGTTTGAACCGCCTTTATCCTTCACTTCATAACCATACCAGAGGGTGGTAGCAACAGAAGCTGAAGTCGCTGGGGAGCTATATACTGGTGCTTGATCGACTGCAATGATAGTTTTTTTCTGTACCACTGGGGCTTTGACAGCTTGTTTCGTGGCTGGAGTAGTACTTTTACTAGGTGTTTTGGCCTTGGCAGGAGATGTACTTTTGATTGAACTAGAGCCCCCACTATTGTGATAATGATATTCTCCGTAGGAAAGCCCCCACTTTTCACAGTTGGTACGGCAGGTATGCCCGCCGTTCTTGTCTGTTCGACCTGGATGTGCTGATGTTTGCTGGAATGGTATAGCTAGCATAGTTAAGAACAAAAAAAATAATAGTGCTTTTTTCATAGAACATTCCTCCTAAAATAATCTCGATACTATCATAGCATAATTACAAAAAATGGAAAGTTATGAATTTTTGCTGACACATTACTTGTGGAAAATGGTAAATGGATGTTAAGAGCAATTGATTGGTACAAAACAGTAGAACTGATTACAGCAAAAAAAGAGGAGATAGCCCTCCTCTTTTTTTGCCAGACGTATCGTAATAATAGGTATTCATCTCTTATTTGGTGCACTCGTAATTCATCTCATGGTATTCTTTAATTAGTTTTTTTAGAAGGATGCTTTCATAAGAGCTTAGACCTTGTGAGTTCTCCAACATAATGAGGGAGTGTAGGTCGTTCACTAGCATTAATTTCCTACGGTCAGTACTTGTTAGTGCCATGGGGTCTTCCCAACTCCTTTTTTGTCAGATTAGTAATGAGTATATCGTTATTTATTAATTTGGTAAAACATGGTAAGGAGCGACCTCTCTTGATAATATGGCTTCTCATGGTGTGAGCGAAGCTGACTGAACCTATTCCTAAAATTGCGCCAGTATAATGCTAAATACAGCCGAATCCGGCTTTTTTAGGCGGAATACAAAGAAGCAGGTATGATTTTGTAATTATTGTCTGAGAAAAAGAA
This is a stretch of genomic DNA from Brevibacillus laterosporus DSM 25. It encodes these proteins:
- a CDS encoding YHYH domain-containing protein, whose amino-acid sequence is MKKALLFFLFLTMLAIPFQQTSAHPGRTDKNGGHTCRTNCEKWGLSYGEYHYHNSGGSSSIKSTSPAKAKTPSKSTTPATKQAVKAPVVQKKTIIAVDQAPVYSSPATSASVATTLWYGYEVKDKGGSNDFASIDQGYLSKTLLTQYNVISPKKVSIQVEKGYFYATPSSKSKARGSAPLHGEVSVVGENQTWYFGSSKDSNGNVVVGFVSKSIAY